In the genome of Manis javanica isolate MJ-LG chromosome 17, MJ_LKY, whole genome shotgun sequence, one region contains:
- the KLC3 gene encoding kinesin light chain 3 isoform X3, whose product MSVQVAAPGGTGLGPERLSPEELVRQTRQVVQGLEALRAEHHGLARHLAEALAGQGLVAGLELLEEKQQVVSHSLEAIELGLGEAQPRQVLLALSAHVGALEAEKQRLRAQARRLAQENSWLREELEETQRRLRASEEAVAQLEEEKGHLEFLGQLRQYDPPAEGQPEAPLRRDSLVSLFPSEEEERKGPEAAGAAAAQQGGYEIPARLRTLHNLVIQYAGQGRYEVAVPLCRQALEDLERSSGHCHPDVATMLNILALVYRDQNKYKEATDLLHDALQIREQTLGPEHPAVAATLNNLAVLYGKRGRYREAEPLCQRALEIREKVLGADHPDVAKQLNNLALLCQNQGKFEEVEQHYARALSIYEALGGPHDPNVAKTKNNLASAYLKQNKYQQAEELYKEILRREDLPAPLGAPNPGTAGDAGQQTLRRSSSFSKLRESIRRGSEKLVSRLRGEGLVGAAGMKRAVSLSVLNTDSPGAAGIQVSNRHLGEASRTLSTSTQDLGPS is encoded by the exons ATGTCTGTCCAGGTGGCAGCCCCTGGAGGCACAGGGCTGGGCCCAGAGCGCTTGAGCCCTGAGGAGCTGGTGCGGCAGACGCGACAAGTGGTGCAGGGGCTGGAGGCCCTGCGGGCCGAGCACCACGGCCTGGCCAGGCATCTGGCTGAGGCCCTGGCAGGACAGGGCCTGGTGGCTGGCTTGGAACTGCTGGAAGAAAAGCAGCAGGTGGTGAGCCACTCACTGGAGGCCATCGAGCTGGGGCTAGGCGAGGCCCAG CCCCGGCAGGTGCTGCTGGCCTTGTCAGCGCATGTGGGGGCGCTGGAGGCCGAGAAGCAGCGGCTGCGAGCACAGGCCCGGCGGCTGGCCCAGGAGAACTCGTGGCTGCGGGAGGAGCTGGAGGAGACGCAGAGGCGGCTGCGGGCCAGTGAGGAAGCCGTGGCCcagctggaggaggagaagggccACCTGGAATTCCTGGGGCAGCTGCGGCAGTATGACCCACCTGCAGAGGGCCAG CCAGAAGCCCCCCTTCGCCGAGACAGCCTGGTCTCCTTGTTCCCcagtgaggaggaggagaggaaag GTCCTGAGGCAGCGGGGGCTGCGGCTGCTCAGCAGGGTGGCTACGAGATCCCGGCCCGCCTTCGGACCCTGCACAACCTTGTGATCCAGTACGCGGGACAGGGCCGCTATGAAGTCGCCGTGCCACTGTGCCGCCAGGCCCTGGAGGATCTGGAGCGGAGCTCAGGCCACTGCCACCCTGATGTGGCCACCATGCTCAACATCTTGGCACTGGTATACAG GGACCAGAACAAATACAAAGAGGCCACGGACCTTCTGCATGATGCCCTGCAGATCCGGGAGCAGACGCTGGGCCCTGAGCACCCTGCA GTGGCTGCCACCCTCAACAACCTGGCTGTCCTCTACGGGAAGCGTGGGCGCTACCGGGAGGCGGAGCCCCTGTGCCAGCGTGCCCTGGAGATCCGGGAAAAG GTCCTGGGCGCTGACCACCCAGACGTGGCCAAGCAGCTCAACAACCTGGCGCTGCTCTGCCAGAACCAGGGCAAGTTCGAGGAGGTGGAACAGCACTACGCCCGAGCCCTGAGCATCTATGAAGCCCTGGGCGGGCCCCACGACCCGAACGTGGCCAAAACCAAGAACAACCTG GCCTCAGCCTACCTGAAACAGAACAAGTACCAGCAGGCAGAAGAGCTGTACAAGGAAATCCTCCGCAGGGAGGACCTGCCGGCCCCTCTCG GAGCCCCCAACCCAGGCACAGCTGGCGATGCAGGACAACAG ACCCTTCGTCGGAGCAGCTCATTCTCCAAGCTTCGTGAGTCCATCCGGCGTGGAAGCGAGAAGCTGGTCTCCCGTCTCCGAGGCgaggggctggtgggggcagCTGG GATGAAGAGAGCTGTGTCACTCAGTGTGCTGAACACAGACAGCCCAGGGGCTGCTGGGATCCAG GTCTCCAATCGGCACCTGGGCGAGGCCTCGCGGACCCTCAGCACCAGCACCCAAGACCTGGGTCCCAGCTGA
- the KLC3 gene encoding kinesin light chain 3 isoform X2, with the protein MRVNPWLAWHSGGQRSKWGRWFQVHRAAMSVQVAAPGGTGLGPERLSPEELVRQTRQVVQGLEALRAEHHGLARHLAEALAGQGLVAGLELLEEKQQVVSHSLEAIELGLGEAQPRQVLLALSAHVGALEAEKQRLRAQARRLAQENSWLREELEETQRRLRASEEAVAQLEEEKGHLEFLGQLRQYDPPAEGQPEAPLRRDSLVSLFPSEEEERKGPEAAGAAAAQQGGYEIPARLRTLHNLVIQYAGQGRYEVAVPLCRQALEDLERSSGHCHPDVATMLNILALVYRDQNKYKEATDLLHDALQIREQTLGPEHPAVAATLNNLAVLYGKRGRYREAEPLCQRALEIREKVLGADHPDVAKQLNNLALLCQNQGKFEEVEQHYARALSIYEALGGPHDPNVAKTKNNLASAYLKQNKYQQAEELYKEILRREDLPAPLGAPNPGTAGDAGQQTLRRSSSFSKLRESIRRGSEKLVSRLRGEGLVGAAGMKRAVSLSVLNTDSPGAAGIQVSNRHLGEASRTLSTSTQDLGPS; encoded by the exons ATGCGTGTGAATCCCTGGCTGGCTTGGCACAGTGGGGGACAGCGGAGCAAGTGGGGAAGGTGGTTTCAGGTCCACA GAGCAGCCATGTCTGTCCAGGTGGCAGCCCCTGGAGGCACAGGGCTGGGCCCAGAGCGCTTGAGCCCTGAGGAGCTGGTGCGGCAGACGCGACAAGTGGTGCAGGGGCTGGAGGCCCTGCGGGCCGAGCACCACGGCCTGGCCAGGCATCTGGCTGAGGCCCTGGCAGGACAGGGCCTGGTGGCTGGCTTGGAACTGCTGGAAGAAAAGCAGCAGGTGGTGAGCCACTCACTGGAGGCCATCGAGCTGGGGCTAGGCGAGGCCCAG CCCCGGCAGGTGCTGCTGGCCTTGTCAGCGCATGTGGGGGCGCTGGAGGCCGAGAAGCAGCGGCTGCGAGCACAGGCCCGGCGGCTGGCCCAGGAGAACTCGTGGCTGCGGGAGGAGCTGGAGGAGACGCAGAGGCGGCTGCGGGCCAGTGAGGAAGCCGTGGCCcagctggaggaggagaagggccACCTGGAATTCCTGGGGCAGCTGCGGCAGTATGACCCACCTGCAGAGGGCCAG CCAGAAGCCCCCCTTCGCCGAGACAGCCTGGTCTCCTTGTTCCCcagtgaggaggaggagaggaaag GTCCTGAGGCAGCGGGGGCTGCGGCTGCTCAGCAGGGTGGCTACGAGATCCCGGCCCGCCTTCGGACCCTGCACAACCTTGTGATCCAGTACGCGGGACAGGGCCGCTATGAAGTCGCCGTGCCACTGTGCCGCCAGGCCCTGGAGGATCTGGAGCGGAGCTCAGGCCACTGCCACCCTGATGTGGCCACCATGCTCAACATCTTGGCACTGGTATACAG GGACCAGAACAAATACAAAGAGGCCACGGACCTTCTGCATGATGCCCTGCAGATCCGGGAGCAGACGCTGGGCCCTGAGCACCCTGCA GTGGCTGCCACCCTCAACAACCTGGCTGTCCTCTACGGGAAGCGTGGGCGCTACCGGGAGGCGGAGCCCCTGTGCCAGCGTGCCCTGGAGATCCGGGAAAAG GTCCTGGGCGCTGACCACCCAGACGTGGCCAAGCAGCTCAACAACCTGGCGCTGCTCTGCCAGAACCAGGGCAAGTTCGAGGAGGTGGAACAGCACTACGCCCGAGCCCTGAGCATCTATGAAGCCCTGGGCGGGCCCCACGACCCGAACGTGGCCAAAACCAAGAACAACCTG GCCTCAGCCTACCTGAAACAGAACAAGTACCAGCAGGCAGAAGAGCTGTACAAGGAAATCCTCCGCAGGGAGGACCTGCCGGCCCCTCTCG GAGCCCCCAACCCAGGCACAGCTGGCGATGCAGGACAACAG ACCCTTCGTCGGAGCAGCTCATTCTCCAAGCTTCGTGAGTCCATCCGGCGTGGAAGCGAGAAGCTGGTCTCCCGTCTCCGAGGCgaggggctggtgggggcagCTGG GATGAAGAGAGCTGTGTCACTCAGTGTGCTGAACACAGACAGCCCAGGGGCTGCTGGGATCCAG GTCTCCAATCGGCACCTGGGCGAGGCCTCGCGGACCCTCAGCACCAGCACCCAAGACCTGGGTCCCAGCTGA
- the KLC3 gene encoding kinesin light chain 3 isoform X1 yields the protein MSVQVAAPGGTGLGPERLSPEELVRQTRQVVQGLEALRAEHHGLARHLAEALAGQGLVAGLELLEEKQQVVSHSLEAIELGLGEAQVLLALSAHVGALEAEKQRLRAQARRLAQENSWLREELEETQRRLRASEEAVAQLEEEKGHLEFLGQLRQYDPPAEGQPEAPLRRDSLVSLFPSEEEERKGPEAAGAAAAQQGGYEIPARLRTLHNLVIQYAGQGRYEVAVPLCRQALEDLERSSGHCHPDVATMLNILALVYRDQNKYKEATDLLHDALQIREQTLGPEHPAVAATLNNLAVLYGKRGRYREAEPLCQRALEIREKVLGADHPDVAKQLNNLALLCQNQGKFEEVEQHYARALSIYEALGGPHDPNVAKTKNNLASAYLKQNKYQQAEELYKEILRREDLPAPLGAPNPGTAGDAGQQTLRRSSSFSKLRESIRRGSEKLVSRLRGEGLVGAAGMKRAVSLSVLNTDSPGAAGIQVSNRHLGEASRTLSTSTQDLGPS from the exons ATGTCTGTCCAGGTGGCAGCCCCTGGAGGCACAGGGCTGGGCCCAGAGCGCTTGAGCCCTGAGGAGCTGGTGCGGCAGACGCGACAAGTGGTGCAGGGGCTGGAGGCCCTGCGGGCCGAGCACCACGGCCTGGCCAGGCATCTGGCTGAGGCCCTGGCAGGACAGGGCCTGGTGGCTGGCTTGGAACTGCTGGAAGAAAAGCAGCAGGTGGTGAGCCACTCACTGGAGGCCATCGAGCTGGGGCTAGGCGAGGCCCAG GTGCTGCTGGCCTTGTCAGCGCATGTGGGGGCGCTGGAGGCCGAGAAGCAGCGGCTGCGAGCACAGGCCCGGCGGCTGGCCCAGGAGAACTCGTGGCTGCGGGAGGAGCTGGAGGAGACGCAGAGGCGGCTGCGGGCCAGTGAGGAAGCCGTGGCCcagctggaggaggagaagggccACCTGGAATTCCTGGGGCAGCTGCGGCAGTATGACCCACCTGCAGAGGGCCAG CCAGAAGCCCCCCTTCGCCGAGACAGCCTGGTCTCCTTGTTCCCcagtgaggaggaggagaggaaag GTCCTGAGGCAGCGGGGGCTGCGGCTGCTCAGCAGGGTGGCTACGAGATCCCGGCCCGCCTTCGGACCCTGCACAACCTTGTGATCCAGTACGCGGGACAGGGCCGCTATGAAGTCGCCGTGCCACTGTGCCGCCAGGCCCTGGAGGATCTGGAGCGGAGCTCAGGCCACTGCCACCCTGATGTGGCCACCATGCTCAACATCTTGGCACTGGTATACAG GGACCAGAACAAATACAAAGAGGCCACGGACCTTCTGCATGATGCCCTGCAGATCCGGGAGCAGACGCTGGGCCCTGAGCACCCTGCA GTGGCTGCCACCCTCAACAACCTGGCTGTCCTCTACGGGAAGCGTGGGCGCTACCGGGAGGCGGAGCCCCTGTGCCAGCGTGCCCTGGAGATCCGGGAAAAG GTCCTGGGCGCTGACCACCCAGACGTGGCCAAGCAGCTCAACAACCTGGCGCTGCTCTGCCAGAACCAGGGCAAGTTCGAGGAGGTGGAACAGCACTACGCCCGAGCCCTGAGCATCTATGAAGCCCTGGGCGGGCCCCACGACCCGAACGTGGCCAAAACCAAGAACAACCTG GCCTCAGCCTACCTGAAACAGAACAAGTACCAGCAGGCAGAAGAGCTGTACAAGGAAATCCTCCGCAGGGAGGACCTGCCGGCCCCTCTCG GAGCCCCCAACCCAGGCACAGCTGGCGATGCAGGACAACAG ACCCTTCGTCGGAGCAGCTCATTCTCCAAGCTTCGTGAGTCCATCCGGCGTGGAAGCGAGAAGCTGGTCTCCCGTCTCCGAGGCgaggggctggtgggggcagCTGG GATGAAGAGAGCTGTGTCACTCAGTGTGCTGAACACAGACAGCCCAGGGGCTGCTGGGATCCAG GTCTCCAATCGGCACCTGGGCGAGGCCTCGCGGACCCTCAGCACCAGCACCCAAGACCTGGGTCCCAGCTGA
- the KLC3 gene encoding kinesin light chain 3 isoform X4, with protein MSVQVAAPGGTGLGPERLSPEELVRQTRQVVQGLEALRAEHHGLARHLAEALAGQGLVAGLELLEEKQQVVSHSLEAIELGLGEAQPEAPLRRDSLVSLFPSEEEERKGPEAAGAAAAQQGGYEIPARLRTLHNLVIQYAGQGRYEVAVPLCRQALEDLERSSGHCHPDVATMLNILALVYRDQNKYKEATDLLHDALQIREQTLGPEHPAVAATLNNLAVLYGKRGRYREAEPLCQRALEIREKVLGADHPDVAKQLNNLALLCQNQGKFEEVEQHYARALSIYEALGGPHDPNVAKTKNNLASAYLKQNKYQQAEELYKEILRREDLPAPLGAPNPGTAGDAGQQTLRRSSSFSKLRESIRRGSEKLVSRLRGEGLVGAAGMKRAVSLSVLNTDSPGAAGIQVSNRHLGEASRTLSTSTQDLGPS; from the exons ATGTCTGTCCAGGTGGCAGCCCCTGGAGGCACAGGGCTGGGCCCAGAGCGCTTGAGCCCTGAGGAGCTGGTGCGGCAGACGCGACAAGTGGTGCAGGGGCTGGAGGCCCTGCGGGCCGAGCACCACGGCCTGGCCAGGCATCTGGCTGAGGCCCTGGCAGGACAGGGCCTGGTGGCTGGCTTGGAACTGCTGGAAGAAAAGCAGCAGGTGGTGAGCCACTCACTGGAGGCCATCGAGCTGGGGCTAGGCGAGGCCCAG CCAGAAGCCCCCCTTCGCCGAGACAGCCTGGTCTCCTTGTTCCCcagtgaggaggaggagaggaaag GTCCTGAGGCAGCGGGGGCTGCGGCTGCTCAGCAGGGTGGCTACGAGATCCCGGCCCGCCTTCGGACCCTGCACAACCTTGTGATCCAGTACGCGGGACAGGGCCGCTATGAAGTCGCCGTGCCACTGTGCCGCCAGGCCCTGGAGGATCTGGAGCGGAGCTCAGGCCACTGCCACCCTGATGTGGCCACCATGCTCAACATCTTGGCACTGGTATACAG GGACCAGAACAAATACAAAGAGGCCACGGACCTTCTGCATGATGCCCTGCAGATCCGGGAGCAGACGCTGGGCCCTGAGCACCCTGCA GTGGCTGCCACCCTCAACAACCTGGCTGTCCTCTACGGGAAGCGTGGGCGCTACCGGGAGGCGGAGCCCCTGTGCCAGCGTGCCCTGGAGATCCGGGAAAAG GTCCTGGGCGCTGACCACCCAGACGTGGCCAAGCAGCTCAACAACCTGGCGCTGCTCTGCCAGAACCAGGGCAAGTTCGAGGAGGTGGAACAGCACTACGCCCGAGCCCTGAGCATCTATGAAGCCCTGGGCGGGCCCCACGACCCGAACGTGGCCAAAACCAAGAACAACCTG GCCTCAGCCTACCTGAAACAGAACAAGTACCAGCAGGCAGAAGAGCTGTACAAGGAAATCCTCCGCAGGGAGGACCTGCCGGCCCCTCTCG GAGCCCCCAACCCAGGCACAGCTGGCGATGCAGGACAACAG ACCCTTCGTCGGAGCAGCTCATTCTCCAAGCTTCGTGAGTCCATCCGGCGTGGAAGCGAGAAGCTGGTCTCCCGTCTCCGAGGCgaggggctggtgggggcagCTGG GATGAAGAGAGCTGTGTCACTCAGTGTGCTGAACACAGACAGCCCAGGGGCTGCTGGGATCCAG GTCTCCAATCGGCACCTGGGCGAGGCCTCGCGGACCCTCAGCACCAGCACCCAAGACCTGGGTCCCAGCTGA
- the KLC3 gene encoding kinesin light chain 3 isoform X5, whose product MSVQVAAPGGTGLGPERLSPEELVRQTRQVVQGLEALRAEHHGLARHLAEALAGQGLVAGLELLEEKQQVVSHSLEAIELGLGEAQPRQVLLALSAHVGALEAEKQRLRAQARRLAQENSWLREELEETQRRLRASEEAVAQLEEEKGHLEFLGQLRQYDPPAEGQPEAPLRRDSLVSLFPSEEEERKGPEAAGAAAAQQGGYEIPARLRTLHNLVIQYAGQGRYEVAVPLCRQALEDLERSSGHCHPDVATMLNILALVYRDQNKYKEATDLLHDALQIREQTLGPEHPAVAATLNNLAVLYGKRGRYREAEPLCQRALEIREKVLGADHPDVAKQLNNLALLCQNQGKFEEVEQHYARALSIYEALGGPHDPNVAKTKNNLHTGHGHIRKPASWWPENSSSEKS is encoded by the exons ATGTCTGTCCAGGTGGCAGCCCCTGGAGGCACAGGGCTGGGCCCAGAGCGCTTGAGCCCTGAGGAGCTGGTGCGGCAGACGCGACAAGTGGTGCAGGGGCTGGAGGCCCTGCGGGCCGAGCACCACGGCCTGGCCAGGCATCTGGCTGAGGCCCTGGCAGGACAGGGCCTGGTGGCTGGCTTGGAACTGCTGGAAGAAAAGCAGCAGGTGGTGAGCCACTCACTGGAGGCCATCGAGCTGGGGCTAGGCGAGGCCCAG CCCCGGCAGGTGCTGCTGGCCTTGTCAGCGCATGTGGGGGCGCTGGAGGCCGAGAAGCAGCGGCTGCGAGCACAGGCCCGGCGGCTGGCCCAGGAGAACTCGTGGCTGCGGGAGGAGCTGGAGGAGACGCAGAGGCGGCTGCGGGCCAGTGAGGAAGCCGTGGCCcagctggaggaggagaagggccACCTGGAATTCCTGGGGCAGCTGCGGCAGTATGACCCACCTGCAGAGGGCCAG CCAGAAGCCCCCCTTCGCCGAGACAGCCTGGTCTCCTTGTTCCCcagtgaggaggaggagaggaaag GTCCTGAGGCAGCGGGGGCTGCGGCTGCTCAGCAGGGTGGCTACGAGATCCCGGCCCGCCTTCGGACCCTGCACAACCTTGTGATCCAGTACGCGGGACAGGGCCGCTATGAAGTCGCCGTGCCACTGTGCCGCCAGGCCCTGGAGGATCTGGAGCGGAGCTCAGGCCACTGCCACCCTGATGTGGCCACCATGCTCAACATCTTGGCACTGGTATACAG GGACCAGAACAAATACAAAGAGGCCACGGACCTTCTGCATGATGCCCTGCAGATCCGGGAGCAGACGCTGGGCCCTGAGCACCCTGCA GTGGCTGCCACCCTCAACAACCTGGCTGTCCTCTACGGGAAGCGTGGGCGCTACCGGGAGGCGGAGCCCCTGTGCCAGCGTGCCCTGGAGATCCGGGAAAAG GTCCTGGGCGCTGACCACCCAGACGTGGCCAAGCAGCTCAACAACCTGGCGCTGCTCTGCCAGAACCAGGGCAAGTTCGAGGAGGTGGAACAGCACTACGCCCGAGCCCTGAGCATCTATGAAGCCCTGGGCGGGCCCCACGACCCGAACGTGGCCAAAACCAAGAACAACCTG CACACAGGACACGGACACATCAGGAAACCTGCAAGTTGGTGGCCGGAGAATAGCTCCAGTGAAAAAAGCTAG